Proteins co-encoded in one Astatotilapia calliptera chromosome 18, fAstCal1.2, whole genome shotgun sequence genomic window:
- the LOC113009969 gene encoding zinc finger and SCAN domain-containing protein 4, with translation MANSVAFQSKLTSIMEMLTKAAVVEISKLWEDGFALVQVELRRREIEIEALNRKLLLMEKERLEARAQSANNSSSSFSKREQQNKLLPPAGDGPTIESVQTLSSDQSVRDKVDISPNQGTSSPPQTEEKRSEQRKSDSEGKDDEDLVVKLEDEDDVQIVEQVVDSDHSVNSGAGPHEMNLNHQPAEVVEEQESQQWLTVSVGDSDTADDSECFFETKQLSQNLDSEILLIQNALDIFDNSAEGAYSDRFMRDNETVQGASSKSRAPVTFSQSQPSQPIEAINHSERGMSIRFLSEKQQPQTKNMSTFNTDNRLFHLNDPELHKTIAGRRIREKWYICPFCGKSFDRISHLEIHQRIHTGEKPYTCDTCGKCFSQRSNLRTHQRTHKEALAQNAV, from the exons ATGGCCAACAGTGTAGCTTTCCAGAGCAAGTTAACCTCGATCATGGAGATGCTAACTAAAGCAGCCGTGGTGGAAATTAGCAAACTGTGGGAGGACGGCTTCGCATTGGTCCAGGTCGAGCTTCGGAGGAGAGAGATTGAAATCGAGGCTCTGAACAGAAAGTTGTTGTTGATGGAAAAGGAGCGGTTAGAGGCTCGGGCTCAGTCTGCAAATAACTCCTCATCATCTTTTTCCAAGAGAGAGCAGCAGAATAAGCTGCTGCCGCCCGCCGGTGATG GGCCTACGATAGAGTCGGTCCAGACTTTGTCTTCGGATCAGAGCGTGAGAGATAAGGTGGATATTTCACCAAATCAGGGAACGTCATCACCTCCTCAAACAGAAGAGAAACGCAGTGAGCAGCGCAAATCTGACAGTGAGGGCAAAGATGACGAAGACTTAGTAGTCAAACTAGAAGACGAGGATGACGTCCAGATCGTGGAGCAGGTCGTGGACTCTGATCACAGCGTTAACAGTGGAGCAGGTCCCCACGAGATGAATTTGAACCACCAGCCTGCTGAGGTTGTGGAAGAGCAAGAGTCACAGCAGTGGCTGACTGTTTCGGTGGGAGACAGCGACACTGCGGATGACTCGGAGTGCTTTTTCGAAACAAAGCAGTTGTCTCAAAATCTGGACTCCGAAATCTTGCTCATTCAAAATGCCTTGGACATTTTCGATAATTCAGCAGAGGGAGCATACTCGGACAGGTTTATGAGGGACAATGAAACGGTTCAAGGTGCATCAAGTAAATCAAGGGCACCTGTGACTTTCAGCCAGTCTCAGCCAAGTCAACCTATAGAAGCAATAAATCACTCAGAGAGAGGAATGTCCATTAGATTCCTCTCAGAAAAACAGCAACCACAGACTAAAAACATGTCAACCTTTAACACAGACAACAGACTCTTTCATTTAAACGACCCAGAGTTGCACAAAACTATAGCGGGGCGCCGCATTAGGGAGAAGTGGTACATCTGCCCGTTCTGTGGGAAGAGCTTTGATCGCATCAGCCACCTCGAGATACACCAGCGAattcacacaggagagaaaccgtACACATGCGACACGTGTGGCAAGTGCTTTTCTCAGAGGAGTAACCTTCGCACTCATCAAAGGACTCACAAAGAGGCTCTCGCACAGAACGCAGTTTAA